In Acidobacteriota bacterium, a single window of DNA contains:
- a CDS encoding CoA transferase subunit A produces MPGKVYASSAAALEGLLHDDMTIMVGGFGLCGVPQNLCVALRDSGVKGLTCISNNAGVDGAGLGLLLDTRQIRKMIASYVGENKTFEGQFLDGSLEVELNPQGTMAERIRAGGAGIGAFFTPTGYGTPLTAGKETRQLDGRWQVLETALHADLSLVKAWKADEAGNLVYRMTARNFNPPMAEAGRVTVAEVEEIVPAGALDPHLVHTPAVYVDRIVVGEDPTKVIERRRTRPA; encoded by the coding sequence ATGCCCGGCAAGGTCTACGCCAGCTCGGCCGCCGCCCTCGAGGGCCTGTTGCACGACGACATGACCATCATGGTCGGCGGGTTCGGGCTGTGCGGCGTGCCCCAGAACCTGTGCGTCGCGTTGCGCGACTCGGGCGTGAAGGGGCTCACCTGCATCAGCAACAACGCCGGCGTGGACGGCGCGGGTCTCGGGCTGCTGCTCGACACCCGGCAGATCCGGAAGATGATCGCCAGCTACGTGGGCGAGAACAAGACGTTCGAGGGTCAGTTCCTCGACGGCTCGCTCGAGGTCGAGCTGAACCCGCAGGGCACGATGGCCGAGCGCATCCGGGCCGGCGGGGCCGGTATCGGGGCCTTCTTCACACCGACCGGCTACGGCACGCCGCTGACCGCGGGCAAGGAGACGCGGCAGCTCGACGGCCGCTGGCAGGTGCTCGAGACCGCGCTGCACGCCGACCTGTCGCTGGTGAAGGCATGGAAGGCGGACGAGGCGGGCAACCTCGTCTACCGGATGACCGCGCGCAACTTCAACCCGCCGATGGCCGAGGCGGGCCGTGTGACGGTCGCCGAGGTCGAGGAGATCGTGCCGGCCGGCGCGCTCGACCCGCATCTGGTCCACACGCCGGCGGTCTACGTCGACCGCATCGTCGTCGGCGAGGATCCGACGAAGGTCATCGAGCGCCGCCGGACGCGGCCGGCGTAG